Proteins encoded by one window of Clostridium perfringens:
- a CDS encoding LicD family protein → MSKVKRKLKNIVRNIMLSETFANTNLVKNMRKNHKEKLEEGRRVLFKEHAKDCLETIKENLDKNNLHFWLDYGTLLGAMREKDFIAHDLDIDLGMFYENQVEEVEKAFKEANIKKVREFTLDGKVVEQTYSYKGLYFDIFYYFKDENLMWTYGFTFKNNKLNKVSYKDKDVSTGFEGMKYFVKKRGLEKIMFKGKEYTVPENPDGYLRENYGPNYMTPIKEWDYVEAPTNQEKLKGGDIVMIEYYN, encoded by the coding sequence ATGAGTAAAGTGAAAAGAAAATTAAAGAACATAGTAAGAAATATTATGTTGAGTGAAACTTTTGCAAATACAAATTTAGTAAAAAATATGAGGAAAAATCATAAAGAGAAATTAGAAGAAGGAAGAAGAGTTTTATTTAAAGAGCATGCTAAAGATTGTTTAGAAACTATAAAGGAAAATTTAGATAAGAATAATCTTCATTTTTGGCTTGATTATGGAACTTTGCTTGGAGCTATGAGAGAAAAGGATTTTATAGCACACGATTTAGATATAGATTTAGGAATGTTTTACGAAAATCAAGTTGAAGAAGTAGAAAAAGCTTTTAAAGAAGCTAATATAAAAAAAGTTCGTGAATTTACTTTAGATGGTAAGGTAGTAGAGCAAACATATAGCTATAAAGGGTTATACTTTGATATATTTTACTATTTTAAAGATGAAAATCTTATGTGGACATATGGATTTACTTTTAAAAATAATAAACTAAATAAAGTTAGTTATAAAGATAAGGATGTATCAACTGGCTTTGAAGGAATGAAGTATTTTGTTAAGAAGAGAGGCCTTGAAAAAATCATGTTTAAAGGAAAAGAATATACAGTTCCTGAAAATCCAGATGGTTATTTAAGAGAAAATTATGGACCAAATTATATGACACCTATAAAGGAATGGGATTATGTAGAAGCACCAACAAATCAAGAAAAGTTAAAGGGTGGAGACATAGTAATGATAGAATATTATAATTAG
- a CDS encoding glycosyltransferase, translated as MIRKFSLIMATYGRKDEVGCFLESLMNSNYPMDKVEVIIVDQNKEIDLEPIISKYKEKIKVVHIKSNERGLALNRNKGLEIATGDIIAFPDDDCEYLVDTLNIVNNYFENEHCDLLMGRIVERNGEDSLREWPKEKIEINKNNFYTKCSSVTMFLDSKKCFVKFNDQLGAGKYFGACEDADLIYKNCKKGLKIIYNPELQIYHPHYDSNSNMDDKKIYSYGLGFGAMVKSNFDFSMLILFIKAEGYHFLKSLIYLITFKTTKSKRSWLAFKSRIKGFFEYKN; from the coding sequence ATGATTAGAAAATTTTCATTGATAATGGCTACCTATGGGAGAAAAGATGAAGTAGGGTGTTTTCTTGAAAGTCTAATGAATTCAAATTATCCAATGGATAAAGTTGAAGTAATCATTGTTGATCAAAATAAAGAAATAGACTTAGAGCCCATAATTAGTAAATATAAAGAAAAAATAAAAGTGGTTCACATAAAATCTAATGAAAGAGGATTAGCTTTAAATAGAAATAAGGGGTTAGAGATAGCAACTGGAGATATAATAGCTTTTCCAGATGATGATTGTGAATATCTAGTAGATACCCTTAATATAGTTAATAATTACTTTGAAAATGAACATTGTGACTTATTAATGGGAAGAATTGTTGAGCGTAATGGTGAAGATTCACTTAGGGAGTGGCCTAAAGAGAAGATAGAAATAAATAAAAATAACTTTTATACAAAGTGTTCTTCAGTAACTATGTTTTTAGATAGTAAAAAATGCTTTGTAAAATTTAATGATCAATTAGGAGCAGGTAAATATTTTGGAGCTTGTGAAGATGCAGATTTGATATATAAAAACTGTAAAAAGGGTCTAAAAATAATATATAATCCAGAACTTCAAATATATCATCCACATTATGATTCAAATAGCAATATGGATGATAAGAAAATATATAGTTATGGTTTAGGATTTGGTGCAATGGTAAAATCAAATTTTGATTTTTCTATGCTAATATTATTTATTAAGGCTGAGGGATATCATTTCTTAAAATCATTAATATATTTAATAACATTTAAGACAACTAAGTCAAAAAGAAGTTGGCTTGCTTTTAAAAGTAGAATAAAAGGATTTTTTGAATATAAAAATTAA
- a CDS encoding O-antigen ligase family protein, with translation MNLRNKSNTKYELFIYFVLFSIFIRDFKIYIPLFVLNILYVIYLIFKKEIHINLKKWNITLALFIIWTVINTIIASFIFKHPVYYSNVIKLLLNMSFLLSTYFVVDGTNMKFHKKTLVRFLEFIILINFIQIIYIYFDGKLFNDFFSGALTESSDAAYTISSYHNIIGAENKNIWATKFALIYMIYLYICAFDNFNINLIEKISFIILGIVTVVLLLSRTAQVAIIIPIVFLAFYSMRNLNYKYRIGIYAVSGILFLGALFVFFDKFFHLEFNMTDGGFTRLYIWKEFIISVFDTHFIVGNGIGYSAYFIQDILGRFESNLHNVFLNIFFELGIIGIVLYITFIIQFFKDFITRKNILKNLFMIIFPMLAIVCLQYLGYDNDLVVTLTLLIIINMIMKKDEQRI, from the coding sequence ATGAATTTAAGAAATAAATCAAACACAAAGTATGAACTTTTTATATATTTTGTGCTATTCTCAATATTTATTAGAGACTTTAAAATATATATACCTCTATTTGTACTAAATATATTATATGTTATATATCTTATTTTTAAAAAAGAGATACATATAAATTTAAAAAAATGGAATATTACTTTAGCTTTATTTATAATATGGACAGTTATAAATACTATAATAGCAAGTTTTATTTTTAAACATCCTGTATATTATTCAAATGTTATAAAACTTTTGCTTAATATGAGTTTTCTATTATCAACATATTTTGTTGTAGATGGAACAAATATGAAGTTCCATAAGAAAACTTTAGTTAGATTTTTAGAGTTTATAATATTGATTAATTTTATACAAATTATATATATTTATTTTGATGGCAAGTTATTTAATGATTTTTTTAGTGGCGCACTAACAGAAAGTTCTGATGCAGCTTATACAATCAGTAGTTATCATAATATAATTGGAGCAGAAAATAAGAATATTTGGGCTACTAAGTTTGCATTAATATATATGATATACCTTTACATATGTGCCTTCGATAATTTTAATATAAATTTAATTGAAAAAATAAGTTTTATAATTTTAGGGATAGTAACAGTTGTACTTTTATTAAGCAGAACTGCTCAAGTAGCTATAATAATACCGATAGTATTTTTAGCTTTTTATAGTATGAGAAATTTAAATTATAAATATAGAATAGGTATATATGCAGTAAGTGGAATTTTATTCTTGGGAGCACTGTTTGTCTTTTTTGATAAATTTTTCCACTTAGAGTTTAATATGACAGATGGTGGCTTTACAAGATTATATATATGGAAAGAATTTATTATAAGCGTTTTTGATACTCATTTTATAGTAGGTAATGGTATAGGATATAGTGCTTATTTCATTCAGGATATATTAGGAAGGTTTGAATCAAATCTTCATAACGTATTTCTTAATATATTTTTTGAACTTGGAATAATAGGAATTGTTCTTTATATTACCTTTATAATTCAATTTTTTAAAGATTTTATTACAAGAAAAAATATATTGAAAAATTTATTTATGATAATATTTCCTATGTTAGCCATAGTTTGTTTACAATACTTAGGATATGATAATGATTTAGTAGTAACTTTAACACTATTAATTATAATAAATATGATTATGAAGAAAGATGAGCAAAGAATATGA
- the rfbB gene encoding dTDP-glucose 4,6-dehydratase: MKTYLVTGGAGFIGSNFVLYMLKKYKDIKIINLDKLTYAGNLENLKSIENDERHIFVQGDICDKELVSSLFEKYEIDYVAHFAAESHVDRSIREPEVFAKTNVLGTVNLLNCAKNAWETEEGWKEGVKFLHVSTDEVYGSLGETGYFMETTPLDPHSPYSSSKASSDLMVKAYADTYKMPVNITRCSNNYGPFQFPEKLIPLLINNCLNHKDLPVYGDGMNIRDWLFVEDHAKAIDMVINGGRLGEVYNVGGHNERTNIQIVKTVIEYLHDNVDEEITENLIKYVEDRKGHDRRYGIDPTKIKEELGWYPETTFEVGIKKTIKWYLDNKEWMENVTSGDYQKYYEKMYR; encoded by the coding sequence ATGAAAACTTACTTAGTTACAGGTGGAGCAGGATTTATAGGATCTAACTTTGTATTATATATGTTAAAGAAATACAAAGATATAAAAATAATAAACTTAGATAAATTAACTTATGCAGGAAATTTAGAAAACTTAAAATCAATAGAAAATGATGAAAGACATATATTCGTTCAAGGAGATATATGTGATAAAGAATTAGTTTCAAGTTTATTTGAAAAATATGAGATAGACTATGTAGCTCACTTTGCAGCAGAATCACATGTTGATAGAAGTATAAGAGAGCCAGAAGTATTTGCTAAAACTAATGTATTAGGAACAGTAAATTTACTTAACTGTGCTAAAAATGCATGGGAAACAGAAGAAGGATGGAAAGAAGGAGTTAAATTCCTGCATGTTTCAACAGATGAAGTTTATGGTTCATTAGGAGAAACAGGATATTTCATGGAAACAACACCATTAGATCCACATAGTCCATATTCATCAAGCAAAGCAAGTTCAGATTTAATGGTTAAGGCTTATGCAGATACATATAAAATGCCAGTAAACATAACAAGATGTTCAAATAACTATGGACCATTCCAATTCCCAGAAAAACTTATACCACTTCTAATAAATAACTGTTTAAATCATAAGGATTTACCAGTTTACGGAGATGGAATGAATATAAGAGACTGGTTATTCGTTGAAGACCATGCAAAAGCAATCGATATGGTAATAAACGGGGGAAGACTTGGAGAAGTTTACAATGTTGGTGGACATAATGAAAGAACTAACATACAAATAGTAAAAACAGTTATAGAATACTTACATGATAATGTAGATGAAGAAATAACTGAAAACTTAATAAAGTATGTTGAAGATAGAAAAGGTCATGATAGAAGATACGGAATAGATCCAACAAAGATAAAAGAAGAGTTAGGATGGTATCCAGAAACAACTTTTGAAGTTGGAATAAAGAAAACAATAAAATGGTACTTAGATAATAAAGAATGGATGGAAAATGTAACATCAGGAGATTATCAAAAATATTATGAGAAGATGTATAGATAA
- the rfbD gene encoding dTDP-4-dehydrorhamnose reductase gives MKILITGSNGQLGNELQSIIKSGKAEIGSVSENIKNSEVIALDVDKLDITSLENVKNVLNEEKPDVVINCAAATNVDGCESNEDFAFKVNSLGARNLAMVCEEIGAKLVQVSTDYVFSGFGEKPLTEFDLTAPYSVYGKTKLLGENYVKEFCSKYYIVRTAWLYGYVGHNFVYTMMRLGKEKESLNVVNDQKGNPTHANDLAYHILKLIETEEYGIYHCTGKGECTWYDFAKEIMELAGNKCIVNPCTSEEYKTPAKRPEYSSLDNMMLRCTIGDEMRDWKEALKSFFENQQNQ, from the coding sequence ATGAAAATATTAATAACAGGTTCAAATGGACAATTAGGAAATGAACTTCAATCAATAATAAAAAGTGGAAAAGCAGAAATAGGTTCAGTTAGTGAAAATATAAAAAACTCAGAAGTTATTGCTTTAGATGTTGATAAATTAGATATAACTAGCTTAGAAAATGTTAAAAATGTACTTAATGAAGAAAAACCAGATGTAGTAATAAACTGTGCAGCGGCAACAAATGTTGACGGATGTGAAAGTAATGAAGATTTTGCATTTAAAGTTAATTCTTTAGGAGCAAGAAATTTAGCTATGGTTTGTGAAGAAATTGGAGCTAAATTAGTTCAAGTTTCAACAGATTATGTATTTAGTGGTTTTGGTGAAAAACCATTAACTGAGTTTGATTTAACTGCACCTTATAGTGTTTATGGAAAAACAAAACTTTTAGGTGAAAATTATGTTAAAGAGTTTTGTTCAAAATATTATATAGTTAGAACCGCTTGGTTATATGGATATGTGGGACATAACTTTGTTTACACAATGATGAGACTTGGAAAAGAAAAAGAATCATTAAATGTAGTTAATGATCAAAAAGGAAATCCAACTCACGCAAATGATTTAGCATATCATATATTAAAGCTTATAGAAACAGAAGAATACGGAATATACCATTGTACAGGAAAAGGGGAATGTACTTGGTATGATTTTGCTAAAGAAATAATGGAGTTAGCTGGCAATAAGTGCATTGTTAACCCATGTACTTCAGAAGAATATAAAACACCAGCTAAAAGACCAGAATATTCATCATTAGATAATATGATGCTTAGATGTACAATTGGTGATGAAATGAGAGATTGGAAGGAAGCTTTAAAAAGCTTTTTTGAAAATCAACAAAATCAATAA
- the rfbC gene encoding dTDP-4-dehydrorhamnose 3,5-epimerase, producing the protein MSNFKFIETKIKDLYIIEPKVFGDERGYFMETYSQKAFEEAGLTMKFVQDNESKSKKGVLRGLHFQTKHTQGKLVRVTQGEVWDVAVDLRKGSPTFGQWEGVHLSAENKRQFYVPEGFAHGFVVLSDEAVFNYKCTDFYAPEYDSGLLWNDKYVNVEWPLEGIEEIILSEKDKKQKTLKELDIPFIYEG; encoded by the coding sequence ATGAGTAACTTTAAATTTATAGAAACAAAAATAAAAGATTTATATATTATAGAACCAAAAGTTTTTGGAGATGAAAGAGGATATTTCATGGAAACATATAGTCAAAAAGCTTTTGAAGAAGCTGGACTTACTATGAAATTTGTTCAAGATAATGAATCAAAATCTAAAAAAGGTGTTTTAAGAGGATTACATTTCCAAACTAAACATACTCAAGGAAAGCTTGTTAGAGTAACTCAAGGAGAGGTTTGGGATGTAGCTGTAGATTTAAGAAAAGGATCACCTACATTTGGACAATGGGAAGGTGTTCATTTAAGTGCAGAAAATAAAAGACAATTCTACGTTCCAGAAGGATTTGCTCATGGATTTGTAGTTTTATCTGATGAAGCTGTATTTAACTATAAATGTACAGATTTTTATGCTCCAGAATATGACAGTGGACTTCTTTGGAATGATAAATATGTTAATGTAGAATGGCCTTTAGAAGGAATAGAAGAAATAATCTTATCAGAAAAAGATAAGAAACAAAAAACTTTAAAAGAATTAGATATTCCTTTTATATATGAAGGTTAA
- the rfbA gene encoding glucose-1-phosphate thymidylyltransferase RfbA yields the protein MKGIILAGGSGTRLYPVTKAMSKQMVPIYDKPMIYYPMSVLMLAGIREVLIISTERDLPNFKELFKDGSELGLNIEYKVQEAPNGLAEAFIIGEEFIGDDNVAMILGDNIFYGQNFSSNLKEAAALEKGAMVFGYYVQDPKAFGVVEFDENGKVISLEEKPEHPKSKYAVPGLYFYDNTVIEKAKGLKPSARGELEITDLNRLYMEEGTLKVNLFGRGMAWLDTGTHASMLQASNFVEAVQNTQGTYIACLEEIAYRKGWISSEKVLNLAKPLMKTGYGKYLVDIVEELEQKK from the coding sequence ATGAAAGGAATTATATTAGCTGGTGGAAGTGGGACAAGATTATATCCAGTAACAAAGGCAATGTCAAAGCAAATGGTACCAATATATGATAAGCCGATGATATATTACCCAATGTCAGTATTAATGTTAGCTGGAATAAGAGAGGTATTAATAATATCAACAGAAAGAGATTTACCTAATTTTAAAGAGTTATTTAAAGATGGAAGTGAATTAGGTTTAAATATAGAATACAAAGTTCAAGAAGCACCAAATGGACTTGCAGAAGCATTTATAATTGGAGAAGAATTCATAGGAGATGACAATGTAGCTATGATTCTAGGAGACAATATATTCTATGGACAAAACTTCTCAAGTAATTTAAAGGAAGCCGCTGCTTTAGAAAAGGGTGCTATGGTATTTGGATATTATGTTCAAGATCCTAAGGCCTTTGGAGTAGTAGAATTTGATGAGAATGGAAAGGTAATTTCTTTAGAAGAAAAGCCAGAACATCCAAAATCAAAGTATGCAGTTCCAGGACTTTATTTCTATGACAATACAGTAATAGAAAAGGCAAAAGGATTAAAGCCATCTGCAAGAGGAGAACTAGAAATAACTGATTTAAATAGATTATATATGGAAGAAGGAACTTTAAAAGTTAATTTATTTGGTAGAGGAATGGCTTGGTTAGATACAGGAACTCATGCTTCAATGTTACAAGCATCTAACTTTGTTGAAGCTGTTCAAAATACTCAAGGTACATATATAGCTTGTTTAGAAGAGATTGCTTATAGAAAAGGATGGATTTCTTCAGAGAAGGTATTAAACTTAGCTAAACCATTAATGAAAACTGGTTATGGTAAGTATTTAGTTGATATAGTTGAAGAGTTAGAACAAAAAAAATAA
- a CDS encoding glycosyltransferase yields MKISIICPLYNAENYIMSLHNKILEQEKPEGTEVEVSYVLTRCKDKTEEMLKNMNLQYTLIEPKDFSHSKTREMMAFKSTGDIIVFISQDVMMKNNFWLKNLVQPIIDGECEASFSRQLCTNNTIEKYIREKNYPEESRVVSKKDINKYGLLTFFYSDASSAVKTSVYKELNGYDNKRLLINEDMYFAEKLIQAGYRIKYCSDSEVYHSHVFTLKSLYERYFDTGVFFRQNSQFLNYKGNKSGKDLAIHVLKRSLEDKNFKVTLNILPNFGARFIGSFLGKKYESLPRSFVMASSMSKKVYSQI; encoded by the coding sequence ATGAAGATATCTATAATTTGTCCATTGTATAATGCTGAAAATTATATAATGAGTTTACACAATAAAATATTAGAACAAGAAAAACCAGAGGGTACAGAAGTCGAAGTTTCATATGTTTTAACTAGATGTAAGGATAAAACAGAAGAAATGTTAAAAAATATGAATTTACAATATACACTTATAGAACCAAAGGATTTTTCACATTCAAAAACTAGGGAGATGATGGCTTTTAAGTCAACAGGAGATATTATAGTTTTTATATCACAAGATGTAATGATGAAGAATAACTTTTGGCTTAAAAATTTAGTACAACCTATTATAGATGGGGAGTGTGAAGCTTCATTTAGTAGACAACTTTGTACTAATAATACTATAGAAAAATATATAAGAGAAAAGAATTATCCTGAAGAATCAAGAGTGGTTTCTAAAAAGGATATTAATAAATATGGATTATTAACATTTTTCTATTCAGATGCATCATCAGCTGTTAAAACAAGTGTATATAAAGAGTTAAATGGATATGACAATAAAAGACTTTTAATAAATGAAGATATGTATTTTGCTGAAAAGCTTATACAAGCTGGATATAGAATAAAGTATTGCTCAGATTCTGAAGTTTATCATTCTCATGTATTTACTCTTAAATCATTGTATGAAAGATACTTTGATACTGGAGTTTTCTTTAGACAAAACTCACAGTTCCTAAATTATAAAGGGAATAAGAGTGGTAAAGATTTAGCTATTCATGTATTAAAAAGATCATTAGAAGATAAAAACTTTAAGGTTACATTAAATATATTACCTAATTTTGGAGCGAGATTTATTGGAAGTTTCTTAGGAAAGAAATATGAAAGTTTACCTAGAAGTTTTGTTATGGCTTCTTCAATGAGTAAAAAGGTATATAGTCAAATTTAG
- a CDS encoding sugar transferase: MQNINDIPIKSECSKEKSYLFYNVAKRCFDLICSLIALILFSPIFLILYIWVKVDSKGPAFFGHKRIGKDRKYIDVYKFRSMVSNAKEVFDNFTPEQKAEFEKNFKLDDDPRITKCGAFLRKTSLDELPQLINIIKGDMSIVGPRPIVDKEVEKYGEYADKLFSVTPGLTGYWQANGRSDTTYEERVQMDMYYIDNRSLWLDIKIIFKTVISVIKKEGAV; encoded by the coding sequence ATGCAAAACATAAATGATATTCCAATTAAATCAGAGTGTAGTAAGGAAAAAAGCTATCTATTTTATAATGTTGCAAAAAGATGTTTTGACTTAATATGTTCGTTAATTGCGTTAATATTATTTTCACCAATATTTTTGATTTTATATATATGGGTGAAGGTTGATTCTAAAGGACCAGCATTTTTTGGGCATAAAAGAATTGGTAAAGACAGAAAATATATAGATGTTTATAAATTTAGATCTATGGTTTCTAATGCAAAAGAGGTGTTTGATAATTTTACACCAGAGCAAAAAGCTGAATTTGAAAAGAATTTCAAGTTAGATGATGATCCAAGAATAACTAAATGTGGAGCTTTTTTAAGAAAGACAAGTTTAGATGAATTACCTCAATTAATAAATATTATTAAAGGAGATATGAGCATTGTTGGACCAAGACCAATAGTAGATAAAGAAGTTGAAAAGTATGGTGAATATGCAGACAAGCTTTTCAGTGTTACACCAGGATTAACTGGTTATTGGCAAGCAAATGGAAGAAGTGACACAACATATGAAGAAAGAGTACAAATGGATATGTACTATATAGATAATAGATCTTTATGGCTTGATATTAAAATAATATTTAAGACGGTTATATCAGTTATAAAAAAAGAAGGAGCTGTATAG
- the yidA gene encoding sugar-phosphatase, which translates to MYKLVAIDMDGTLLKEDKTVSEKTKEAIKKAREKNVKVVLATGRPVDGVKRYLEELDLCHDDEYVLTFNGAIVKEVGPDRVICRDTLKGSDLKYLYEISKNVGVNIHAFSNFGCVTPKMNKYTELEGRINGIEVCEADYNDIKEDEEIIKIMMIDEPEVLEEGIKKLPEEVYEKYTVVRSAPYFLEFLSKTCNKGEGVKSLAESLGIKREEVIAIGDAGNDLHMIEYAGLGVAMGNAFEEVKEKADFITKSNEEDGVAFVFEKFVL; encoded by the coding sequence ATGTATAAATTAGTAGCTATAGATATGGATGGAACTTTATTGAAAGAAGATAAAACTGTATCTGAAAAAACTAAGGAAGCAATAAAGAAAGCTAGAGAAAAAAATGTAAAAGTAGTTTTAGCAACAGGAAGACCAGTAGATGGAGTAAAAAGATATTTAGAAGAATTAGATTTATGTCATGATGATGAGTATGTTTTAACTTTTAATGGAGCTATAGTTAAGGAAGTTGGACCTGATAGAGTAATTTGTAGAGATACTTTAAAAGGTAGCGATTTAAAATATTTATATGAAATAAGCAAAAATGTTGGAGTTAATATACATGCTTTTTCTAATTTTGGCTGTGTAACTCCTAAGATGAATAAATATACAGAATTAGAAGGTAGAATAAACGGAATAGAAGTTTGTGAAGCTGATTATAATGACATAAAAGAAGATGAAGAAATAATAAAGATAATGATGATTGATGAACCAGAAGTTCTAGAAGAAGGAATTAAGAAGTTACCAGAAGAAGTATATGAAAAATATACTGTAGTAAGAAGTGCTCCTTATTTCTTAGAGTTTTTAAGTAAGACTTGTAATAAAGGAGAAGGGGTTAAATCTCTAGCTGAAAGCTTAGGTATAAAAAGAGAAGAAGTTATAGCAATTGGAGACGCTGGAAATGATCTTCATATGATAGAGTATGCAGGCCTTGGAGTTGCTATGGGAAATGCTTTTGAAGAAGTAAAAGAAAAAGCTGACTTTATTACAAAAAGTAATGAGGAAGATGGCGTAGCTTTTGTTTTTGAAAAATTTGTTTTATAG
- a CDS encoding AAA family ATPase translates to MPVRIAILGGPRCGKTTLIQQLYVEFKIRGLDVGAATEYSTEYLKEKGMIETISEQYGIYLGQLRLEESLNQFDYALTDYATFVPYIYGRFMLGDKKRSEKEIEILKDLYHLALKDLQKYDHIFFVPREFGYTQDGVRWQDESTASAVDNALKQFLDSENVKYTTIEGSTKDRAKQILSIVGLDNKDALPTMRELKKKNSK, encoded by the coding sequence ATGCCAGTTAGAATTGCAATACTTGGTGGTCCAAGATGTGGAAAAACTACTTTAATACAACAACTTTATGTTGAGTTTAAAATCAGAGGCTTAGATGTTGGAGCCGCAACTGAATATAGTACAGAATATCTTAAAGAAAAAGGTATGATAGAAACTATTTCTGAACAATACGGTATTTATTTAGGACAACTTCGTTTAGAAGAATCATTAAATCAATTTGATTATGCTTTAACAGATTATGCAACTTTTGTACCATATATATATGGAAGATTTATGCTAGGTGATAAAAAAAGATCTGAAAAAGAAATTGAAATACTAAAAGATCTTTACCATTTAGCTCTTAAAGATCTTCAAAAGTATGATCATATCTTCTTTGTTCCTAGAGAATTTGGTTATACTCAAGATGGTGTTAGATGGCAAGATGAATCAACTGCCTCTGCAGTTGATAATGCATTAAAGCAATTCTTAGATAGTGAAAATGTTAAATACACAACTATAGAAGGTTCAACTAAAGATAGAGCTAAACAAATACTATCTATTGTTGGATTAGATAATAAAGACGCACTACCTACTATGAGAGAACTTAAAAAGAAAAATTCAAAATAA